A genomic segment from bacterium encodes:
- a CDS encoding site-2 protease family protein, translated as MATVAPDRFTAIQAAVEATFQVNGIEVQDGRLVFDILPGEDGKERFLRLREHLDPIGVLPMLRRRQGRTVILLAPKPPQTRLQWALPVALFVATLASTFFAGYLNGTGDGGPGRLTPWASGVAFSLPLMAILFCHEMGHKLVSIWRGIDAGLPLFIPMAPPFGTMGAVILMRTPAPNRDALVDLGASGPIAGFLVAIPVLIYGIAHSTVIANPAAIHGCQFPSPKLVDFLIARLLHPDPSADVLFHPAAFAGWFGLLVTAINLLPGSMLDGGHVTRAVFGARAHLVLSIAAAVVAFVFKYWLMGVLILLLLRRGHPGPLDDVSPVTLSRKIIAAALVVIFALSVVPLGFSCQ; from the coding sequence GGCTGCGGTGGAAGCGACGTTTCAGGTCAACGGGATCGAGGTCCAAGACGGCCGTCTGGTGTTCGATATCCTGCCGGGGGAGGACGGCAAGGAGCGATTCCTCCGCCTCCGCGAGCATCTCGATCCCATCGGCGTCCTCCCGATGCTCCGGCGGCGCCAGGGGCGAACCGTGATCCTGCTGGCGCCGAAGCCGCCCCAGACCCGTCTCCAGTGGGCTTTGCCCGTGGCGTTGTTCGTGGCGACGCTCGCGTCCACGTTCTTCGCCGGGTATCTCAACGGCACGGGGGACGGCGGGCCCGGGCGGCTCACCCCGTGGGCGAGCGGCGTCGCGTTTTCCCTCCCGCTGATGGCGATCCTCTTCTGCCACGAGATGGGCCACAAACTCGTCTCGATCTGGCGCGGGATCGACGCAGGGTTGCCCCTATTCATCCCCATGGCGCCCCCGTTCGGGACGATGGGGGCGGTGATCCTGATGCGCACGCCCGCCCCGAATCGTGACGCGCTCGTGGACCTGGGGGCCAGCGGTCCCATCGCGGGGTTTCTCGTCGCCATTCCCGTGCTCATTTACGGGATCGCGCACTCCACGGTGATCGCGAATCCTGCCGCCATCCACGGGTGCCAGTTTCCCTCCCCGAAGCTCGTGGATTTTCTGATCGCCCGGCTGCTTCATCCCGATCCGTCCGCCGACGTCCTGTTTCATCCCGCGGCGTTCGCCGGATGGTTCGGGCTGCTCGTGACCGCGATCAACCTGCTTCCAGGCAGCATGCTGGACGGCGGCCACGTCACCCGCGCGGTGTTTGGCGCCCGCGCGCACCTGGTGCTGTCCATCGCGGCGGCCGTGGTGGCGTTCGTCTTCAAGTACTGGTTGATGGGCGTGCTCATCCTCCTGCTGCTGCGCCGCGGGCACCCGGGGCCCCTCGACGACGTGTCGCCGGTGACCCTCAGCCGGAAGATCATCGCGGCGGCGCTCGTAGTGATCTTCGCGCTCAGCGTCGTGCCGCTCGGGTTCTCGTGTCAGTGA
- a CDS encoding ABC transporter permease subunit: MIVRASGWLRQRLAPGSIPPSAAQPLGPDVRTVFAKELLEASRDRRTLLVMILLPAIIMPLATLGIPYLEQRQQRAIATSTPSVAIVGQASGLVHLAYTTKLIRPVKTNDPVKALRERRVLAVLKIPQGMEATIARDGQVHVVIQYDASDSESVAARNKVVDLISRYSQQVVARRLLARHLNPTDLLPVVLDERNVATQRQLSGLLLASLLPFFIAMWAVVGGMSVAVDLAAGEKERGTLESLLVTPPTREAIVVGKFLAVLAASLGSVIIVITTMMLSLRWGYPYLVHTSTKLDVSLPLGTAVVLLGIALLFSGLVSAIQLAVSVYARSPREAQQYVTPLYFAIVLPGLAVQYISEWQATSWVYLMPVLNTFFSFRELLLGTINWWHLALTAVSCIFYATLILEVAIWLFGRESVIFRT, translated from the coding sequence ATGATCGTTCGGGCGAGTGGATGGCTGCGGCAGCGCCTCGCGCCGGGGAGCATCCCCCCGAGCGCGGCGCAGCCGTTGGGACCGGACGTGCGGACGGTGTTCGCGAAGGAGCTCTTGGAGGCCTCGCGAGACCGGCGCACGCTGCTGGTCATGATCCTGCTGCCCGCGATCATCATGCCGCTGGCGACGCTCGGGATCCCGTATCTCGAACAGCGCCAGCAGCGCGCGATCGCGACCTCGACGCCGTCCGTCGCCATCGTGGGGCAGGCCTCCGGGCTGGTGCACCTCGCGTACACGACCAAGCTGATTCGCCCCGTCAAGACGAACGATCCGGTCAAGGCGCTGCGCGAGCGGCGGGTGCTCGCGGTGCTGAAGATCCCTCAGGGGATGGAAGCCACCATCGCGCGCGACGGCCAGGTGCACGTGGTGATCCAGTACGACGCCAGCGACTCCGAGAGCGTCGCAGCCCGGAACAAGGTCGTCGACCTGATCTCCCGCTACAGCCAGCAGGTGGTCGCGCGCAGGCTCCTGGCCCGCCATCTGAATCCGACCGACCTGCTCCCGGTGGTGCTGGACGAGCGCAACGTCGCCACCCAGCGGCAGCTCTCGGGGCTCCTGCTCGCGAGCCTCCTGCCGTTCTTCATCGCGATGTGGGCGGTCGTCGGCGGGATGTCGGTGGCAGTCGATCTGGCCGCCGGGGAGAAGGAGCGGGGCACGCTCGAGTCGCTGCTCGTGACGCCGCCGACCCGGGAGGCCATCGTCGTGGGGAAGTTCCTGGCCGTGCTCGCGGCGTCATTGGGCTCGGTGATCATCGTGATCACGACGATGATGCTGAGCCTGCGCTGGGGCTATCCGTATCTGGTCCACACGTCCACGAAGCTCGACGTCAGCCTGCCGCTCGGCACCGCCGTGGTGCTGCTCGGCATCGCGCTCTTGTTCTCCGGCCTGGTGAGCGCGATCCAGCTCGCGGTCAGCGTCTACGCCCGGTCCCCGCGAGAGGCGCAGCAGTACGTGACGCCGCTGTACTTCGCCATCGTCCTCCCCGGCCTGGCCGTGCAATACATCAGCGAGTGGCAGGCCACGTCGTGGGTGTACCTCATGCCGGTGCTGAATACGTTCTTCTCGTTCCGCGAGTTGCTGTTGGGCACGATCAACTGGTGGCACCTCGCGCTGACCGCGGTTTCGTGCATCTTCTACGCGACCCTTATTCTCGAGGTGGCGATTTGGTTGTTCGGGCGAGAGTCGGTGATTTTCCGCACCTGA
- the nrdR gene encoding transcriptional regulator NrdR, producing MRCPYCGGEDSKVLDSRASDEGEAIRRRRECLSCKRRFTTFERAERIVLQVAKRDGRREPFDRTKVLTGMLRACEERPVPREVLDQAASAIERELAEQGTLEVASREIGDRVIERLRHLDDVAYVRFASVYRRVGDVDRLVEEIQRLKARKQLEAELQSQIELIPLLPQRPGQR from the coding sequence GTGCGATGCCCTTACTGCGGCGGAGAGGATAGCAAGGTCCTTGACTCCCGAGCCAGCGACGAGGGGGAGGCGATCCGCCGCCGCCGGGAGTGTCTCAGCTGCAAGCGCCGCTTCACGACCTTTGAGCGGGCCGAGCGGATCGTCCTCCAGGTCGCGAAGCGGGACGGGCGCCGGGAACCGTTCGACCGGACGAAGGTGTTGACGGGCATGCTCCGCGCATGCGAAGAGCGGCCCGTCCCCAGGGAAGTCCTCGACCAGGCGGCGAGCGCGATCGAGCGTGAACTCGCCGAGCAGGGGACACTCGAAGTCGCGAGCCGCGAGATCGGTGACCGGGTGATCGAGCGGCTCCGGCATCTGGATGATGTGGCCTACGTTCGGTTCGCGTCCGTCTACCGCAGGGTTGGCGATGTAGACCGCTTGGTGGAAGAGATTCAACGGCTCAAGGCCCGAAAGCAACTCGAAGCCGAATTGCAGTCGCAGATCGAGCTCATCCCGCTCCTGCCCCAACGCCCGGGTCAGCGCTAA
- a CDS encoding adenosylcobalamin-dependent ribonucleoside-diphosphate reductase, with amino-acid sequence MSTSSEPTARPQQSSGPAPLPAETLEFFAGDELRTRVFIDKYALRDREGRILEQTPVEMWERIARGVASVEATPELRERFAREFYWLMEDFRFIPGGRIMHAVGNPKRVTALNCFPAGTRVLTREGFKPIEGILPGEEVLTHRNRFRKVTHTMNRETAEALRTVRLWYLGDQPVAATKEHRFLAFDGSRVDWVEAKNLTAAHYIKAGRIDETLPVRELDLADYVSAAAIEDEVGKLYTVTAYVGGQGARGHTESRRVARRVPLDERFGLWLGFFMAEGGMTDNSVYFTFSKDEEPYAEAIYTLSQQLFGVEAAIQRRDGQEGHWMRVYVHSKLMVEFMRNFFDGAFHAHDKRLPAWFLMAPKTVQKAFIAGLFSGDGMVRDGFARLFLANPDLVRQVFAILLRLGVVASIRWEGILRYTRHRGMWITIGTQRYVEAIQHWLEGKWDYEATLEESPSNYFYKVVDGDLFVKVKECGWTPQSGGTVYDLSVEDDHSFVAEFAVSHNCYVIPIKDDSIEAIFEWMKEAARTYSLGGGVGGDISVLRPAGAPVNNAARTSTGSTSFMELMSLTTGTIGQSGRRGALMITIADHHPDVLDFTKIKRNLSRVRYANISVRITDSFMRAVEADAMWDLYFENDRVNVRRSIRAREIWSELIRGARDFAEPGVIFWDSIKRWSTSEYNGMHVTTTNPCSEIPLEPYGACCLGNLNLATFVKDPFAPQAQVDWPQLDQALRLATRFLDNILDYNADKHPLPEQREASLYSRRIGVGFTGLGDLLCKLRLKYDTEEAVAFVDRFFDRVKNIVYDESAYLAREKGVFPGYDRDQHLQGRFLQTLDASVLEQIREHGLRNVALLTVPPVGSGAALAGTTSGIEPIFDLGYTRRSESLSQETFTVYHPLVRAYMEQFAIASEEALPEYFVTAHEIQPEMRVRMQATIQKHIDHSISSTVNCPADVTEEDVARIYFHAWKQGCKGITVYRADSRENILTAGTQRSMQAAGTAGGGTAARPAEVVAPAAAAASSDRHTTRARPKVTTGRTERIETPRGRIYVTINEDGAGVCEVFVQSLDVEADAIGRMASLALRTGADPRDVIEQLWRVQSREVSIDRSADGTIVRVTTVAQGVALAVGRTLYGPGFRPDSFFPMADRLPAPKLTNGHAYGAGTGEVKREAAAVLAAGAEPSTISVEDVQQPLLTFAGVCPDCGSSLIHENGCSSCRSCGYSRC; translated from the coding sequence ATGTCGACGTCGTCTGAACCCACCGCCCGACCCCAGCAGTCTTCGGGCCCCGCGCCGCTGCCCGCGGAGACCCTCGAGTTCTTTGCCGGTGACGAGCTGCGGACACGGGTCTTCATCGATAAGTATGCGCTCCGGGATCGTGAGGGACGAATCCTCGAACAGACGCCGGTCGAGATGTGGGAGCGCATCGCGCGGGGGGTGGCGAGCGTCGAAGCCACGCCCGAGTTGCGAGAGCGCTTCGCCCGTGAGTTCTACTGGCTGATGGAGGACTTCCGGTTCATCCCCGGGGGCCGCATTATGCATGCGGTCGGCAATCCGAAGCGTGTGACGGCTCTGAACTGCTTTCCGGCGGGGACACGGGTGTTGACCCGCGAGGGATTCAAGCCGATCGAGGGGATCCTGCCGGGAGAAGAGGTCCTGACACACCGCAACCGCTTTCGTAAGGTCACACACACCATGAATAGAGAAACAGCCGAGGCATTGCGCACGGTACGGCTTTGGTATCTCGGCGACCAGCCGGTTGCGGCTACGAAAGAGCATCGGTTTCTGGCGTTTGACGGCTCCCGAGTGGACTGGGTGGAAGCCAAGAACCTGACCGCCGCCCACTACATCAAGGCCGGCCGGATCGATGAGACATTGCCGGTGCGCGAGCTCGACCTTGCCGACTATGTCAGTGCCGCAGCCATCGAAGATGAAGTGGGCAAACTGTACACCGTCACTGCCTACGTAGGCGGTCAGGGCGCACGAGGACACACAGAAAGTCGGAGGGTCGCCCGGAGGGTTCCTCTCGACGAACGGTTCGGCCTGTGGCTCGGGTTTTTCATGGCAGAAGGCGGTATGACCGACAACAGTGTGTATTTCACGTTCAGTAAGGACGAGGAGCCTTACGCGGAAGCCATTTACACCCTGTCCCAGCAATTGTTCGGGGTAGAAGCCGCCATCCAGCGACGCGACGGCCAGGAAGGTCACTGGATGCGTGTCTACGTACACAGCAAACTGATGGTCGAGTTCATGAGAAACTTCTTTGATGGAGCATTCCACGCCCATGACAAGCGCCTTCCGGCGTGGTTCCTGATGGCACCAAAGACAGTGCAGAAGGCGTTCATTGCCGGGTTGTTCTCGGGCGATGGCATGGTCCGTGATGGCTTCGCGAGGCTGTTTCTGGCGAACCCCGATCTGGTTCGGCAGGTCTTCGCTATTCTTCTCCGGCTCGGAGTGGTGGCCTCGATTCGTTGGGAAGGCATTCTCCGCTATACACGGCACCGCGGCATGTGGATCACCATTGGGACCCAACGATACGTCGAGGCCATTCAGCACTGGCTGGAGGGGAAGTGGGACTACGAGGCGACGCTCGAGGAGTCTCCCTCTAACTACTTTTACAAGGTGGTAGACGGCGATCTGTTTGTGAAGGTCAAGGAGTGTGGATGGACGCCCCAATCCGGAGGAACGGTCTACGACCTCAGCGTTGAAGATGACCACTCATTCGTGGCCGAGTTCGCCGTTTCTCACAATTGCTACGTCATTCCCATCAAGGACGACTCGATCGAAGCCATCTTCGAGTGGATGAAGGAAGCGGCGCGCACCTATTCGCTCGGCGGTGGCGTCGGCGGTGACATCAGCGTACTGCGCCCCGCGGGTGCGCCCGTAAACAACGCCGCGCGCACCAGCACCGGCTCGACTTCGTTCATGGAGCTGATGTCGCTGACCACGGGGACGATCGGGCAGAGCGGCCGCCGAGGCGCGCTCATGATCACGATCGCGGATCACCATCCCGATGTGCTCGACTTCACGAAGATCAAGCGGAACCTCAGCCGTGTCCGCTACGCGAACATCAGCGTGCGGATCACCGATTCGTTCATGCGGGCGGTCGAAGCGGATGCGATGTGGGACCTCTACTTCGAAAACGATCGCGTGAACGTCCGGCGCTCGATTCGCGCCAGGGAGATCTGGAGCGAGCTGATCCGCGGTGCACGCGACTTCGCCGAGCCCGGCGTCATCTTCTGGGACTCGATCAAACGGTGGAGCACATCTGAATACAACGGCATGCACGTCACAACGACCAATCCGTGCAGCGAGATCCCGCTTGAACCTTATGGAGCATGTTGCTTGGGCAATCTTAATCTGGCGACGTTTGTGAAGGATCCATTCGCCCCCCAGGCGCAGGTGGACTGGCCACAGTTGGACCAGGCACTCCGGCTGGCGACGCGCTTCCTCGACAACATACTCGACTACAACGCCGACAAACATCCGCTCCCCGAACAGCGTGAGGCCAGCCTCTACTCGCGGCGGATTGGGGTTGGGTTCACCGGCCTGGGGGACTTGTTGTGCAAGCTGCGCCTCAAGTACGACACGGAGGAGGCGGTCGCGTTCGTGGACCGGTTCTTCGACCGGGTCAAGAACATCGTCTACGACGAAAGCGCCTACCTCGCCCGCGAGAAGGGGGTGTTCCCGGGGTACGATCGGGACCAGCACCTCCAGGGGCGGTTCCTTCAGACGCTTGATGCGTCGGTGCTCGAGCAGATCCGCGAACATGGGCTGCGCAACGTAGCCTTGCTGACCGTGCCGCCGGTCGGGAGCGGGGCGGCGCTCGCGGGGACGACGAGCGGGATCGAGCCGATCTTCGACCTGGGGTACACGCGGCGCAGCGAGTCGCTCTCGCAAGAAACCTTCACGGTGTACCATCCGCTGGTCAGGGCGTACATGGAGCAGTTCGCGATCGCCAGCGAGGAGGCGCTTCCCGAGTACTTCGTCACCGCGCACGAGATTCAGCCGGAGATGCGGGTGCGGATGCAGGCCACGATCCAAAAGCACATCGATCACTCCATCTCCTCCACGGTGAACTGCCCGGCCGACGTGACGGAGGAAGATGTAGCCCGGATCTATTTCCACGCCTGGAAGCAGGGGTGTAAGGGCATCACCGTGTACCGCGCGGACTCGCGCGAGAACATCCTGACCGCCGGGACGCAGCGGTCCATGCAGGCGGCGGGGACGGCTGGAGGCGGCACGGCGGCGCGGCCGGCGGAGGTGGTCGCCCCCGCGGCGGCGGCCGCTTCGAGCGACCGGCATACCACGCGGGCGCGGCCTAAGGTGACGACCGGGCGCACCGAGCGGATCGAGACGCCTCGGGGCCGGATCTACGTCACGATCAACGAGGACGGCGCGGGGGTGTGCGAAGTCTTTGTCCAGTCGCTCGACGTGGAGGCCGACGCGATCGGCCGGATGGCCTCGCTGGCGCTCCGCACGGGGGCCGACCCACGCGATGTGATCGAGCAGTTGTGGCGGGTGCAGTCTCGGGAGGTCTCGATCGACCGATCTGCGGATGGGACGATTGTCCGGGTGACCACCGTGGCCCAGGGCGTAGCCCTGGCGGTGGGTCGCACCTTGTACGGTCCCGGATTTCGCCCCGATTCGTTCTTCCCGATGGCCGACCGCCTGCCCGCACCCAAGCTTACGAACGGGCACGCGTACGGCGCGGGGACGGGCGAGGTGAAGCGGGAGGCGGCCGCCGTGCTGGCGGCGGGGGCTGAGCCATCGACCATCTCGGTGGAGGATGTGCAGCAGCCGTTGTTGACCTTTGCCGGCGTCTGCCCCGACTGTGGCAGTTCGCTGATCCACGAGAACGGGTGCAGTTCGTGCCGCTCGTGCGGTTACTCGCGGTGCTGA
- a CDS encoding ZIP family metal transporter translates to MTQWQTVALGGVAGLTIYLGLPVARLRQRNPGPQSLLNALALGVLLFLIWDILSKALEPIEAAMKDGMKAGHWGPFGLLAAMLVIGLVVGLVGLVMFDAGAVRRSQAARTPAQLALMIAVGLGLHNFSEGLAIGQGAAAGAVGFAVILVVGFGLHNITEGFAVAAPLAAAGETPTWAFLGMAGLIAGGPTFLGTLVGYRVTALPAFVLFLALAAGALFYIVGEMFVVGRRFRAPIWGAWGIAVGFLIAYGTDLILTAGGV, encoded by the coding sequence ATGACACAGTGGCAGACGGTCGCGCTCGGCGGCGTGGCGGGCCTGACGATCTATCTTGGGCTTCCCGTGGCGCGGCTTCGGCAGAGGAACCCCGGGCCCCAGAGCCTGCTCAACGCGCTCGCGCTCGGGGTGCTCCTGTTTCTGATCTGGGATATCCTGTCGAAGGCGTTGGAGCCGATCGAGGCGGCGATGAAGGACGGGATGAAAGCCGGACACTGGGGCCCATTTGGACTGCTTGCGGCGATGCTTGTCATCGGGCTCGTCGTGGGTCTGGTCGGTCTGGTCATGTTCGATGCCGGCGCCGTGCGCCGTTCTCAAGCAGCGCGGACCCCTGCGCAACTCGCTCTGATGATCGCCGTCGGTCTGGGGCTGCACAACTTTTCCGAGGGCCTGGCGATCGGACAGGGCGCCGCCGCCGGGGCGGTTGGCTTTGCCGTGATCCTCGTCGTCGGATTTGGCCTCCACAACATCACGGAAGGCTTTGCCGTGGCCGCCCCTCTCGCTGCGGCCGGAGAGACCCCTACGTGGGCGTTCTTGGGGATGGCCGGGCTCATCGCGGGCGGGCCGACGTTCCTCGGCACGCTCGTGGGATACCGCGTGACGGCGCTCCCGGCGTTTGTGCTCTTCCTGGCGCTGGCCGCAGGCGCCCTCTTCTACATTGTCGGTGAAATGTTCGTCGTCGGCCGCCGCTTCCGCGCACCGATCTGGGGGGCGTGGGGGATCGCGGTCGGGTTCCTCATCGCCTATGGGACGGATCTTATTCTAACCGCGGGGGGCGTCTAA
- a CDS encoding ABC transporter ATP-binding protein, producing MTGPGTSRDSSVLVEAQDLQKRFRNFHAVKGVSFQCYAGEVFGLLGPNGAGKTTTIRMLTTILRPTSGTARIAGHDVTREPAAVRSVIGVLPENAGIYGRLTAREAVRYAGRLYGVQPEVLEGRVEAILEALELTPDMDRVTDTFSKGMKQKVNIARALVHDPPVVFLDEPTSGLDVISARSVRDFVSRFKQDGRCVIMSTHVMEEAERLCDRVAIIAAGQVQAEGRLDDLKARTGMGLEEIFVQLVEDTVR from the coding sequence GTGACGGGACCCGGGACTTCGCGCGATTCGTCCGTCCTCGTCGAAGCGCAGGACCTCCAGAAGCGATTCCGCAACTTCCATGCCGTCAAGGGCGTCTCGTTCCAGTGCTACGCCGGCGAGGTATTTGGCTTGTTGGGACCCAACGGCGCGGGTAAGACCACGACGATCCGGATGCTCACGACGATTCTCCGGCCGACCTCCGGCACGGCGCGCATCGCCGGGCACGACGTCACGAGGGAGCCCGCGGCGGTGCGAAGCGTGATCGGCGTCCTGCCGGAGAACGCGGGGATCTACGGCCGCCTCACGGCGCGTGAGGCCGTCCGCTACGCGGGCCGCCTGTACGGCGTGCAGCCCGAGGTGCTGGAGGGACGGGTCGAGGCGATTCTCGAGGCGCTGGAGTTGACCCCCGACATGGACCGGGTCACGGACACCTTCAGCAAGGGGATGAAGCAAAAGGTGAACATCGCGCGCGCCCTCGTCCACGATCCTCCGGTCGTCTTCCTCGACGAGCCCACGTCGGGATTGGACGTCATCTCGGCGCGCTCCGTGCGAGACTTCGTCTCCCGGTTCAAGCAGGACGGGCGCTGCGTCATCATGTCCACGCATGTGATGGAGGAGGCAGAGCGGCTGTGCGATCGGGTCGCCATCATCGCCGCGGGCCAAGTGCAGGCGGAGGGGCGGCTCGACGACCTCAAGGCACGCACGGGAATGGGGTTGGAGGAGATCTTTGTCCAGCTCGTGGAGGATACCGTTCGATGA